The Amycolatopsis methanolica 239 nucleotide sequence TGCGGTTCATGATCTGCCGCGCGTTCAGGTTCGGGTACTGCGCCGCCACCAGCGCCGCGACTCCGGCCACGTACGGCGCCGCGAAGCTCGTCCCCTGGATGGGCGTCGCCTTGTCGTTCTCGATCGTCTGGTTCGCCAGCTGCGACGAGCCCTTCGACGGGTCCAGCGAGATGATGTTCGTGCCCGGCGCGGCCACGCTCACCCACGGCCCGTGCACGCTGAACGGCGCCACCCCGCCGGTCTCGTCGATCGCCGCCACCGACAGCACGTCGTCGGAGAACCACGGGGGCGTCACGATCGACCGGGGCTTGTTCGGGTCGGCCTGGTCATTCTGCGGGCACGTCTCGGAGGTGTTGCCCGCCGCGGCGACGACCACTACGTTCCGGTCCACGGCGTACCGCACCGCGGCCTGGATCGCCCGCTCGCCGTCGGTGATCGAGCCGTCCGCGGGGCGGCAGTTGTCCACCGACATGTTGATCACGTCGACGTTCAGGTTCACGGCGCGCACGATCGCCTGCGCCAGCGACAGCGTGGTGCCCGCGCCGTTCGCGTCGTTCTGCTGCCGTCCACCGGTCTGCTGGCCGCTGGTGCCGCCCGCGGAGTCCGGTTTGGAGTAGTTTTGACTGGACTGCCGGATCGACACGATCGTCGAATCGGGCGCGACGCCGGTGAACCCGATCTGGTCCTGCGGCGTCTGCGCGGCGATGATCCCGGCCACCTCGGTGCCGTGACCGTCGCAGTCGTTCAGGCCGTTGTCACCGGCCGAAACGTAGTCACCGCCGCCCTCCAGCCGCGGCAGGTACGGGTGCCGGGTCACGCCGGTGTCGATCACCGCGACCCGGATGCCGCCCCCTGCCGAACCAGTCTTGGCGCGGGCGAGCTGCTGGGCCTCCTCGATCTGGAGGTACTGCTGGCCCCACGGCTTCTCCCGCAGCACCACCTCCTTCTGCCCGAGGTCACGCGTCACGCAGGCGTTCTTCTGCTGGTAGTCGAAGCTGTTGTGGCCGCCGTTGTCGCCCGGCAGGTAGCTGGCGACGAACGGCGGCGGCACCGCCCAGTACCCGTCGGAGCCGGTGCCGCCCGTCTGCGCCTGGGCCGTCCCGGTCGCCAGGACGCCGATCGACGCCGCCAGCAGGACGGTCGCCGTCCGGCCGGGCGCACCGAGTCTCCGCACGCGAGTTCCCCCTCGATTCATGCTCAGCCGAACGAGATGTGCCGCAGCGTGGCGTACAGGTCCATGACGGCCAGCGCGAGCGGCAGCACGGTGGCGATGCAGATCGCCTCGAAGATCTCGACGGTGCGGCGCAGCGGCGGCGAGAACCGCTGGTTGGGGAACACGACGCCGACGACCAGCGAACCGGCGCCGATGATCACCAGCACCCCGAACACCCACAGCAGGCGGCCCATCGGGGTCTGCGTGCCGAGCCAGCCGAGCAGGATGCCGGCGCCGGACACGATGCCCGTGGTCAGCAGCGCGACGGCCTGGCTGCCGTTGGCGTAGGAGCGGGCGCGCAGCAGCAGCACCATGGTCGCGACGGCGGCGGTGAGGATGCCCCACACGCCGGGAGCGGTCGCGGTGATGATCGCGGCGATCGCGGTCGCGCTGCCGCACCCGATCAGCAGGCCGGTCATGTAGTTGTGGGCGACGGCCGTGCGGCGCTCGATCTCGGTGTAGTCCGGGAACGTGGTGTCCTCTTTGAGCTCCTCCGCGGTGCCCGGCACGTGCGGCAGCGGCAGCTTGGCCAGCCAGATCGTCGCGCGCGGCAGCAGCGAGATCAGCGCGAGTGCGCCTGCCGCGGTGCCGGCGGCGATGCCGGCCGCCGGGTGCGCGATCAGGGTCGCGATGGTGAACGCGACCACCCCGATCACACCGGCCGTGGCGGCGGCGATGAACGTCGTGATGCCCGCGCCCATGATCATGATCGCGACCGCGGCCAGGATCACCACGAGCCCGCTGGCCAGCAGCAGGTTGGCCCGCACGGTCAGGCCGGGCACGGCGTAGAAACCGGCGACGAACGCGAACGGCAGCCCGCCCGCGGCGGCGATCACCACCCCGGTCGCCTCGGCCTGGTACGCCTTGGCCAGCGTCGCGCCGACCGCGAGGCACGCGATCGCGGCGACACCCGCGGTGAGCGCGGCGGCCAGGCCGTTCCCGCCGAACAGCGGGCCGCCGAAGAACAGGGCCACGGCCGCGGTGAACAGCGCCAGGCCGCCGGCGATGTGCCCGATGCGCCGCGCGGTCTCCTTGGTCCACGGCCGGAAGGTGTCCGGCTGGGCGTCGGCGATCGCGTCGACCACGTCGTCGTACAGCGGCGGCGGCGGGTTGTCGTTGCGCTTGCGCAGCTGCAGCAGGTCGCCGTCGACGATGCCGAGCGAGGCGAGCGTCCGGCTCGGGTCGAGCGGTGCGTCGCCCAGCTTGGCCAGCGCCCAGCCGCCGTGGCGGGCGCCGCCGTCCGGCGAGGTCTCCCTGGCCATGTCGAGCAGCATCGGCATCAGGTCGGCGACCGCGACGTCGGCGGGCAGCGCCACGTCGATCCTGGTCCGGGGCGCGACCACCGTCACCCTGCTGAATACCGTCGTGCCCGTTGCCACTTGCCTGCCCCCTACCCGAGAGAATGCTGCGGGCTACTTATACCGAACGACCGTGTCCGCGGCAGCCGCTGCCCGTGAATTCCTGCCCAACGTGCACCCGCGGATCGTTCCGGACTGTCGGTGGGCGGTCCTAGTATTACTGCACCTGGCTCCGCCACGGGGGTGGATTCGGGCAATCGGTGCCGGGTTGGGCGGTCTCGGCCTCGGAAGAGGTCGTTGTTCGCTACCGTGTGGGCGCTGGAGGAGCAGGACGACTTGAAGAGGGGACCCTTCGGTGAGCACGCTGCAGTTCAAGAGGTCACCAAGGCTTGCTGCGCCGCGTCCACCGGGTGGTGAGGTCCACCTCGAACCGCCACCGGAGGTGCCCCGCACGATCCCGGGCAACGTCGTCCAGAAGATGATGCCCGTGGTCATGATCGTGGCCACGATGGGCATGGTCGTCGTCATGTTCACCACCGGCGGATCGGCGGCGCGCAGCCCCCTGACGCTGATGTTCCCGCTGATGATGCTCATGTCGATGGGGGGCATGTTCGCCGGCGGCGGCAAGAGCGGCGGGGCCAAGAAGGCCGAGATGAACGAGGACCGCAAGGACTACCTGCGGTACCTCGGGCAGATGCGCGAGCGGGCCCGCGAGGCGATGGCCGAGCAGCGCGCGTCGCTGGAGTGGGTGCACCCGGATCCGCAGGCGCTGTGGTCGCTGGCCGCGAGCCGCCGCATGTGGGAGCGCCGCCAGAACGACCAGGACTTCCTGCACCTGCGTGTCGGGCGCAGCTCGCACCGGCTGGCGACGCGCCTGGTGCCGCCCCAGACCGGCCCGGTCGACGAGCTGGAGCCGATCGCCACGCTGGCGCT carries:
- the eccD gene encoding type VII secretion integral membrane protein EccD gives rise to the protein MTVVAPRTRIDVALPADVAVADLMPMLLDMARETSPDGGARHGGWALAKLGDAPLDPSRTLASLGIVDGDLLQLRKRNDNPPPPLYDDVVDAIADAQPDTFRPWTKETARRIGHIAGGLALFTAAVALFFGGPLFGGNGLAAALTAGVAAIACLAVGATLAKAYQAEATGVVIAAAGGLPFAFVAGFYAVPGLTVRANLLLASGLVVILAAVAIMIMGAGITTFIAAATAGVIGVVAFTIATLIAHPAAGIAAGTAAGALALISLLPRATIWLAKLPLPHVPGTAEELKEDTTFPDYTEIERRTAVAHNYMTGLLIGCGSATAIAAIITATAPGVWGILTAAVATMVLLLRARSYANGSQAVALLTTGIVSGAGILLGWLGTQTPMGRLLWVFGVLVIIGAGSLVVGVVFPNQRFSPPLRRTVEIFEAICIATVLPLALAVMDLYATLRHISFG
- the mycP gene encoding type VII secretion-associated serine protease mycosin; this encodes MRRLGAPGRTATVLLAASIGVLATGTAQAQTGGTGSDGYWAVPPPFVASYLPGDNGGHNSFDYQQKNACVTRDLGQKEVVLREKPWGQQYLQIEEAQQLARAKTGSAGGGIRVAVIDTGVTRHPYLPRLEGGGDYVSAGDNGLNDCDGHGTEVAGIIAAQTPQDQIGFTGVAPDSTIVSIRQSSQNYSKPDSAGGTSGQQTGGRQQNDANGAGTTLSLAQAIVRAVNLNVDVINMSVDNCRPADGSITDGERAIQAAVRYAVDRNVVVVAAAGNTSETCPQNDQADPNKPRSIVTPPWFSDDVLSVAAIDETGGVAPFSVHGPWVSVAAPGTNIISLDPSKGSSQLANQTIENDKATPIQGTSFAAPYVAGVAALVAAQYPNLNARQIMNRIRVTAQHPGAQGGRDNFTGFGVVNPVAALTAIVPAEEGLAAQSGRQLPSGLPDASPKNWTPMIVALAGTGGGLVVLLVVMFVMRTIRRTR